One window of the Myxococcota bacterium genome contains the following:
- the leuS gene encoding leucine--tRNA ligase, whose translation MPYDHAAIEAKWQAWWEENQTFRTELDASKPKYYVLDMFPYPSGAGLHVGHPKGYIATDVISRYKRMRGFNVLHPMGWDAFGLPAEQYAIETGTHPRETTQRNIQTFKRQLRSLGLDYDWSREIDTTDPGYVKWTQWIFRRLYERDLAYLAEVPVNWCAALGTVLANEEVIDGKSERGGHPVVRIPMRQWMLKITAYADRLIEDLDDLDWPEPIKKMQRDWVGRSVGARIAFAIEGSDAKIDVFTTRPDTLFGATYMVLAPEHPLVSEITTDAQRSAVEDYVEQAARRSERARMADAHEKTGVATGSHAVHPVSGEPIPIWIADYVLASYGTGAIMAVPGHDTRDWEFARTFELPIVEVVDGGNAEEEAFVGEGQAVNSGFLDGLDTHAAKTRMCEWLEAEGRGEKAVSYKLRDWLFSRQRYWGEPFPVLHREDGSTTLVPESDLPVLLPELEDFKPSGEFEPPLARSKEWLETVDPETGAPVVRDANTMPQWAGSCWYYLRFCDPRNDAAAFSPEAERYWMPVDLYVGGAEHAVLHLLYARFWHKVLYDLDLVHTKEPFQRLLNPGMVLGYSYRYYDDNLADDPGAAPTRFASSEVRTDGETARAQSDDRELKERWLNAGDVRWQGEDPYHPEADLLLETVTEKMSKSRGNVVNPDEVVARFGTDAMRLYEMFMGPLEKGAPWSDEAIPGLHRFLQRAHRLVTGEEDEAARVPGPGSDAQARLTAETIAGVSEDVEQMRFNTAISKLMVFARDITRDGALPEEAADAFVRLLSPFAPHLAEELWRALGHDQSVALADWPEADASRLVKESLRLAIQVNGKRRGEIEVPADADEDAIRTAALGEEAVQRHLAGREPKKVIIVPGRLVNVVG comes from the coding sequence ATGCCCTACGACCACGCGGCGATCGAGGCGAAATGGCAGGCCTGGTGGGAGGAGAACCAGACCTTCCGCACGGAACTCGATGCGTCGAAGCCAAAGTACTACGTGCTCGACATGTTCCCCTATCCCTCGGGCGCGGGACTGCACGTCGGGCACCCCAAGGGCTACATCGCCACGGACGTCATCTCCCGGTACAAGCGGATGCGTGGCTTCAACGTGCTGCATCCCATGGGCTGGGACGCGTTCGGCCTGCCGGCCGAGCAGTACGCGATCGAGACCGGCACCCATCCCCGCGAGACCACCCAGCGCAACATCCAGACCTTCAAGCGTCAGCTGCGCAGCCTCGGCCTGGACTACGACTGGTCGCGGGAAATCGACACCACCGACCCGGGCTACGTGAAGTGGACCCAGTGGATCTTCCGGCGCCTCTACGAGCGAGACCTCGCCTACCTCGCCGAGGTCCCGGTCAACTGGTGTGCGGCCCTGGGCACGGTGCTGGCGAACGAAGAGGTCATCGATGGCAAGAGCGAGCGGGGCGGCCACCCGGTGGTGCGCATCCCGATGCGCCAGTGGATGCTCAAGATCACGGCCTATGCCGACCGACTGATCGAGGACCTCGACGATCTCGACTGGCCCGAGCCGATCAAGAAGATGCAGCGCGATTGGGTCGGGCGGTCCGTCGGAGCGCGCATCGCGTTCGCGATCGAGGGCTCGGACGCGAAGATCGACGTCTTCACCACGCGTCCCGACACGCTCTTCGGCGCCACCTACATGGTGTTGGCCCCGGAGCACCCGCTCGTTTCCGAGATCACGACCGATGCGCAACGCAGCGCGGTCGAGGACTACGTCGAGCAGGCCGCGCGTCGCAGCGAGCGCGCGCGCATGGCCGATGCCCACGAGAAGACCGGGGTCGCCACCGGCTCGCACGCGGTACATCCGGTCAGCGGCGAGCCGATTCCGATCTGGATCGCCGACTACGTGCTCGCGAGCTACGGCACGGGCGCGATCATGGCCGTTCCCGGCCACGACACGCGCGACTGGGAGTTCGCGCGGACCTTCGAGCTGCCGATCGTCGAGGTCGTGGACGGCGGGAACGCGGAGGAGGAGGCCTTCGTGGGGGAAGGCCAGGCCGTGAACTCGGGTTTCCTCGACGGGCTCGACACGCACGCGGCGAAGACGCGCATGTGCGAGTGGCTCGAGGCCGAGGGACGCGGCGAGAAGGCCGTCAGCTACAAGCTGCGCGACTGGCTCTTCAGCCGGCAGCGCTACTGGGGCGAGCCGTTCCCCGTGCTGCACCGCGAGGACGGGTCGACCACGCTGGTGCCCGAGTCCGACCTGCCGGTACTGCTACCCGAACTCGAGGACTTCAAGCCGTCCGGCGAATTCGAGCCGCCGCTCGCGCGCTCGAAGGAATGGCTCGAGACCGTCGACCCGGAGACCGGCGCCCCGGTGGTGCGCGACGCCAACACGATGCCCCAGTGGGCGGGCAGCTGCTGGTACTACCTGCGGTTCTGCGATCCGCGCAACGACGCGGCGGCGTTCTCGCCCGAGGCCGAGCGCTACTGGATGCCGGTCGATCTCTACGTGGGCGGCGCCGAGCACGCGGTCTTGCACCTGCTCTACGCACGGTTCTGGCACAAGGTGCTCTACGACCTCGACCTCGTGCACACGAAGGAGCCCTTCCAGCGGCTGCTCAACCCGGGCATGGTGCTCGGCTACAGCTACCGGTACTACGACGACAACCTGGCCGACGACCCGGGCGCCGCCCCGACGCGCTTCGCGTCGAGTGAGGTTCGCACCGACGGCGAGACCGCGCGCGCCCAGAGCGACGACCGCGAGCTGAAAGAGCGTTGGCTCAATGCGGGGGATGTGCGCTGGCAGGGCGAGGATCCGTACCACCCGGAAGCGGACCTCTTGCTCGAGACGGTCACCGAGAAGATGTCGAAGAGTCGGGGCAACGTGGTGAACCCGGACGAGGTGGTGGCTCGCTTCGGCACGGACGCGATGCGGCTCTACGAGATGTTCATGGGCCCGCTCGAGAAGGGCGCGCCCTGGTCCGACGAGGCGATCCCGGGCCTGCACCGGTTCTTGCAGCGCGCCCATCGGCTGGTGACCGGCGAGGAGGACGAGGCCGCGCGCGTTCCCGGGCCCGGAAGCGATGCCCAGGCCCGGCTCACCGCGGAAACGATCGCGGGGGTGAGCGAAGACGTCGAGCAGATGCGCTTCAACACGGCGATCTCGAAGCTGATGGTGTTCGCGCGGGACATCACCCGCGACGGGGCCCTGCCCGAGGAGGCGGCCGATGCGTTCGTGCGGTTGCTGTCGCCCTTCGCGCCACACCTCGCCGAGGAGCTCTGGCGAGCCCTCGGGCACGACCAGAGCGTGGCGCTCGCGGACTGGCCCGAGGCCGATGCGTCCCGGCTCGTGAAGGAGTCCCTACGCCTGGCGATCCAGGTAAACGGCAAGCGCCGCGGCGAGATCGAGGTGCCTGCGGACGCAGACGAGGATGCCATCCGCACCGCGGCGCTCGGGGAAGAGGCCGTCCAGCGGCACCTGGCCGGACGCGAGCCCAAGAAGGTGATCATCGTCCCCGGGCGACTGGTCAACGTGGTCGGCTAG
- a CDS encoding pyruvate, water dikinase regulatory protein: MSESSLPAPIFIVSDGTGDTGAAVAQAALAQFQSKGKLRRFGGIRQASLARRVVEEAERSGALVIFTLVDRRVAQGLIEEATARGVPTLDVLGGMIAKIAEHLGAEPRSQPGLLHGFSDDYFRRIEAVEFAVRHDDGANLHTLFRADLVLTGISRTSKTPLSMYLAQRGYKTGNVPIVPGIEPPRELLELDPRKVFALSVDPSLLLTIRQARVRSLGAAPYSTYADPENLIEEVRRARRLYREQGWQVVDISGRAAEENASRILRLFEADG, translated from the coding sequence GTGAGCGAGTCGTCCCTCCCGGCACCGATCTTCATCGTCTCCGATGGCACCGGCGATACCGGCGCCGCCGTCGCCCAGGCCGCCCTCGCCCAGTTCCAGTCGAAGGGGAAGCTGCGACGCTTCGGCGGAATCCGACAGGCCTCGCTCGCCCGACGCGTCGTGGAGGAGGCCGAACGATCGGGCGCCCTCGTGATCTTCACCCTGGTCGATCGGCGCGTGGCCCAGGGCTTGATCGAAGAGGCGACGGCGCGCGGCGTCCCGACCCTGGACGTCCTGGGCGGAATGATCGCGAAGATCGCGGAGCATCTCGGCGCCGAACCGCGCTCCCAACCCGGACTGCTCCACGGCTTCTCCGACGACTACTTCCGCCGCATCGAGGCGGTGGAGTTCGCCGTTCGGCACGACGACGGAGCCAACCTCCACACGCTGTTTCGGGCCGATCTGGTCCTCACCGGGATCTCCCGCACCTCGAAGACCCCGCTGTCGATGTATCTGGCCCAGCGCGGCTACAAGACCGGCAACGTGCCGATCGTGCCCGGAATCGAGCCGCCTCGGGAGCTCCTCGAGCTCGACCCGCGCAAGGTGTTTGCCCTGAGCGTCGACCCCTCACTGTTGCTCACGATCCGACAGGCCCGCGTGCGCAGCCTCGGTGCCGCCCCGTACAGCACCTACGCCGACCCGGAGAATCTGATCGAAGAGGTCCGGCGCGCCCGGCGCCTCTACCGGGAGCAGGGCTGGCAGGTCGTCGACATCAGCGGCCGCGCCGCCGAGGAGAACGCGTCGCGCATCCTGCGCCTGTTCGAAGCGGACGGCTGA
- a CDS encoding MMPL family transporter, with translation MGEGTSAAALRVRSRTQRFAEAITRHRRPIACVLAVSTLFFAFPLAGTLASLFGVAWPGPRLEVDSRAQDRFPDHPYLRAQESFEPVFGRVETVALVVRVPDGTIYRPDVIDALAAITRELDGEGFDLQSEARERQRATLRQQGVEDPTTIRRELDRAYAPYPVHHERVGSLTHPNTRVFEIAADGTLAVDPVVRGSPRTEAELAALRERVRRHAAQLVGRWVSRDESAALVAAGFVSERMDHQAAVRAVFEHVRGIEARWEAQVPDLEIDVSGAPIARGWVLLHVEEILGLIAASLLVIFGLLWLTFRRWHGVVVPAVAAGTTAVWGLGFAAWSGIHLDPLWLVVPMVITARAVSHTVQMAERFFEVYAEERPRTEDTRLARDRAATRALADLLVPGTLGVLTDVAGLAVIGLTTIRQLQDLAWLGGFWVAAIVVTVEILHPVLLCFLPPPRRAEYTSPVWLGYGLARFGRIATHPLGRFAVAGTSLVVCVVSAWVVATGSQIGEAAPGTPLLWPDHDFNRATAALAERFGGVDSLEVYLDGDRPHASVDPAALHAIEALEEALARDSALSGSVSIAPAIAELWQRQHHGDPKWRFVPDDPGTTRSLIFQLRQNAPPGSMRSVLSDDGRDARAVFRYRDHRGATIHRAIIAAEAAIAASAPGELQLRLERRSGATDAGFFDRERLLDGLYYAIGPLLPTRAHDLRVSVRGSDASDTVGTTASGDAQPEWLEEFRVAALDAANLAPERWPVALRDWGAEDVDGWWSDPAFGVRAVVVDTDQLIVADARAVDPAPAFRPTQAWTRGVQFVLAGGSLGTLAAINAEVERSHLANLSLILVVIFVLHALTYRSAWSGGILAFQLATVTLASLAFMAVRGVGLNLHTLPVQAIGVGLGVDYAIYIVDRVRLEVAAGLDEDAAIRRALSTTGVAIGLTAMTIVAGVGVWAFASLRFQAEMAALLALLMGLHMLGALTVVPALYSILRPRSASALR, from the coding sequence ATGGGGGAAGGGACGAGCGCAGCCGCGCTCCGTGTGCGCTCGAGGACCCAGCGCTTCGCGGAGGCGATCACCCGGCACCGGCGCCCCATCGCCTGCGTGCTCGCGGTGTCCACGCTCTTCTTCGCGTTCCCGCTGGCGGGCACCCTCGCGTCGCTCTTCGGTGTCGCGTGGCCCGGTCCGCGGCTCGAGGTGGACTCGCGCGCCCAGGACCGCTTCCCCGACCACCCGTATTTGCGCGCTCAGGAGAGCTTCGAACCGGTCTTCGGTCGTGTGGAGACCGTGGCGCTCGTGGTGCGCGTCCCGGACGGGACGATCTATCGCCCCGACGTGATCGACGCGCTGGCTGCGATCACCCGGGAGCTCGACGGCGAGGGGTTCGATCTCCAGAGCGAGGCGCGCGAGCGGCAACGGGCGACGCTCCGCCAGCAAGGGGTCGAAGACCCGACCACCATTCGGCGCGAGCTCGACCGCGCCTACGCTCCGTATCCGGTGCACCACGAGCGCGTCGGTTCTCTCACCCACCCCAACACCCGGGTGTTCGAGATCGCTGCGGACGGGACACTCGCCGTGGACCCCGTGGTGCGCGGGTCCCCCCGGACCGAGGCCGAGCTGGCCGCGCTGCGCGAGCGGGTGCGGCGCCATGCCGCGCAGCTCGTCGGGCGCTGGGTCTCGCGGGACGAATCGGCGGCGCTCGTCGCCGCGGGGTTCGTGAGCGAGCGGATGGACCACCAGGCCGCGGTGCGCGCTGTCTTCGAGCACGTCCGCGGAATCGAGGCGCGCTGGGAAGCGCAGGTTCCCGATCTCGAGATCGACGTGTCGGGTGCGCCGATCGCGCGCGGTTGGGTGCTGTTGCACGTCGAAGAGATCCTGGGGCTGATCGCCGCGAGCCTGCTCGTGATCTTCGGTTTGCTGTGGCTCACGTTCCGACGCTGGCACGGTGTCGTCGTCCCGGCCGTCGCGGCGGGCACGACGGCGGTCTGGGGGTTGGGCTTCGCGGCGTGGAGCGGCATCCACCTCGATCCGCTGTGGCTCGTGGTGCCGATGGTGATCACCGCCCGCGCGGTCTCTCACACGGTGCAGATGGCCGAGCGCTTCTTCGAGGTCTACGCCGAAGAGCGGCCGCGCACCGAGGACACGCGTCTGGCGCGCGATCGCGCGGCCACGCGTGCACTCGCCGATCTCCTGGTGCCCGGGACCCTCGGCGTCCTCACCGACGTCGCCGGACTCGCCGTGATCGGCCTGACGACGATCCGCCAGCTGCAGGACCTGGCCTGGCTGGGCGGTTTCTGGGTGGCGGCGATCGTCGTGACCGTCGAGATCCTGCATCCCGTCCTGCTCTGCTTCCTGCCGCCGCCGCGACGCGCCGAGTACACGTCACCCGTATGGCTCGGCTACGGGCTCGCACGCTTCGGTCGCATCGCGACGCATCCGCTGGGCCGCTTCGCCGTGGCGGGTACCAGCCTCGTCGTCTGCGTGGTCTCTGCGTGGGTCGTCGCGACGGGCTCGCAGATCGGCGAGGCTGCGCCGGGAACGCCGCTGTTGTGGCCCGATCACGATTTCAACCGGGCGACGGCCGCTCTGGCCGAACGGTTCGGCGGGGTCGACAGCCTGGAGGTCTACCTCGACGGCGATCGGCCTCACGCGAGTGTGGACCCGGCCGCGCTGCACGCGATCGAAGCGCTCGAAGAAGCACTCGCCCGCGACTCGGCGCTGTCGGGGAGCGTCTCGATCGCACCGGCGATCGCCGAGCTCTGGCAGCGACAGCACCACGGCGACCCGAAGTGGCGGTTCGTGCCCGACGATCCGGGCACGACGCGCAGCCTGATCTTCCAGCTACGCCAGAATGCGCCGCCGGGCTCGATGCGTTCGGTGCTCTCCGACGATGGCCGCGACGCCCGGGCCGTCTTCCGCTACCGCGACCACCGCGGCGCGACGATCCACCGCGCGATCATCGCCGCCGAGGCGGCGATCGCCGCCAGCGCGCCCGGTGAGTTGCAGCTGCGCTTGGAGCGTCGCAGCGGCGCGACCGACGCGGGCTTCTTCGACCGCGAACGGCTGCTCGACGGGCTCTACTACGCGATCGGTCCGCTGCTGCCGACCCGCGCCCACGACCTCCGCGTGTCGGTGCGCGGAAGCGACGCAAGCGACACGGTGGGCACCACCGCTTCCGGAGACGCCCAACCGGAATGGTTGGAGGAGTTTCGGGTGGCGGCACTCGATGCGGCCAACCTGGCGCCCGAGCGCTGGCCCGTCGCTCTGCGCGACTGGGGGGCGGAAGACGTGGACGGCTGGTGGTCGGACCCCGCTTTCGGGGTCCGGGCGGTCGTGGTCGACACCGACCAGCTGATCGTCGCCGACGCGCGCGCGGTCGATCCCGCTCCGGCGTTCCGCCCGACCCAGGCCTGGACGCGGGGCGTCCAGTTCGTGCTAGCGGGAGGCAGCCTCGGCACTCTCGCGGCGATCAACGCGGAAGTCGAGCGCAGCCACCTGGCGAACCTCTCGTTGATCCTCGTCGTGATCTTCGTGCTGCATGCGCTGACCTATCGCTCCGCCTGGAGCGGCGGGATCCTCGCCTTCCAGCTCGCCACCGTGACGCTCGCGTCCCTGGCGTTCATGGCCGTACGCGGTGTCGGACTCAACCTCCATACCCTCCCGGTGCAGGCGATCGGGGTGGGGCTCGGTGTCGACTACGCGATCTACATCGTCGATCGGGTCCGCCTCGAAGTCGCGGCCGGCCTCGACGAAGACGCCGCGATCCGCCGCGCGCTCTCGACCACCGGAGTCGCGATCGGGTTGACCGCGATGACGATCGTGGCCGGCGTAGGGGTGTGGGCGTTCGCGAGTCTGCGCTTCCAGGCGGAGATGGCCGCTCTGCTCGCGCTATTGATGGGGCTCCACATGCTCGGCGCGCTGACGGTGGTGCCGGCGCTCTACTCGATCCTGCGCCCGCGTTCCGCGTCGGCCTTGCGCTGA
- a CDS encoding NYN domain-containing protein, with protein sequence MARGRRFLQEVAEALGLVLLFVAGGLLWAGHLSAAPPETRERPYYVPGMDTIRGADAPELGAEEPRVWLIDGYNVLNVGLLAGRSREGWWRSHFREELLGRVARFEAAGAELWVVFDGAHPAADDAEAPRRVRSVFAPSADDWLLRRLSGRPAGEVAVVTADRRLAERAKRRGAAVVAPAAFLARCPAMS encoded by the coding sequence TTGGCCCGCGGGCGGCGGTTCCTCCAGGAGGTCGCCGAGGCGCTCGGCCTGGTGCTCCTGTTCGTGGCGGGCGGGCTCCTGTGGGCGGGGCACTTGTCCGCCGCCCCCCCGGAGACGCGCGAACGCCCGTACTACGTTCCCGGGATGGACACGATCCGAGGGGCCGATGCACCCGAACTCGGCGCCGAGGAGCCCCGGGTCTGGTTGATCGACGGCTACAACGTCCTCAACGTGGGGCTCCTCGCCGGGCGCTCGCGTGAGGGCTGGTGGCGTTCGCATTTTCGCGAGGAGCTGCTCGGTCGCGTCGCCCGCTTCGAGGCGGCCGGGGCGGAGCTCTGGGTGGTGTTCGACGGCGCACACCCGGCGGCCGACGATGCCGAGGCGCCGCGCCGCGTCCGCTCGGTATTCGCACCCAGTGCCGACGACTGGTTGTTGCGGCGGCTCTCGGGGCGACCGGCGGGTGAGGTGGCCGTGGTGACGGCGGATCGCCGCCTCGCCGAGCGGGCGAAGCGCCGTGGCGCCGCGGTCGTGGCGCCGGCGGCCTTCCTGGCGCGCTGCCCTGCCATGAGCTGA